In Silene latifolia isolate original U9 population chromosome X, ASM4854445v1, whole genome shotgun sequence, the following proteins share a genomic window:
- the LOC141617985 gene encoding pentatricopeptide repeat-containing protein At2g33680, with protein sequence MSSAHRLLFKELVQLTKEQDLRKGKALHAKIIRTDSFSNVYLANCIVNLYAKCGQLAKARLAFDNIQNKDEVSWSSIINAYAQRGGPNSYVFVMDLFKQMRVENYIPSSHSFAGVFRTVSNLDGGWVGKQVHSLAIKTDHCEDVVVGSSILNMYCRSGLISDARRMFDRMPERNSVSWATMLSGYASCGMAEETVGLFKLIVGSDEEKAYQFFLTSVLSAFARPELLDAGRGIHCFAVKSGVVLIPEVRNALLTMYMKCGGMENALQVFSMSTDKNPIMWSAVVTGLAQVGNSKRALELFSNMHFSGISPSEFTFVGVINACSDICAIREGKQVHSYAVKMGFGMQLYIMSSLVDMYAKSGCVADARKGFDCLREPDVVLWTSMIAGYIQNGDNEEALSLYARMEEAGISPNDLTLASVLKGCSSLAALEQGKQIHAHAIKYGLTKEVTVGSSLTSMYAKCGCIDEGRMVFQRMTTKDVVSWNVMISGLAQNGCSEKALELFEEMRLLGVKPDNVTFVNILSACSHMGLVEKGWDYFRMISREFGLEPGLEHYACMVDAYSRAGRLTEAKQFIESATIDHGMCLWRILLGACRNYHHYELGAYAGEKLMELRSQESSAYVLLSRIYVALGRPDDAERIMRLMRVRRIGKEPGCSWIELKNHVHVFVVGDQKHPEVGNVRSWLRILTRQMIDEGYKPAYDLILTT encoded by the coding sequence ATGAGTAGTGCTCATCGACTTCTCTTTAAGGAACTTGTCCAGCTCACTAAAGAACAAGATCTCCGAAAGGGAAAAGCCCTTCACGCGAAAATCATCAGGACTGACTCATTCTCTAATGTATACTTAGCCAATTGTATAGTTAATCTGTATGCGAAATGTGGTCAACTAGCGAAAGCAAGGCTTGCTTTTGATAATATTCAAAACAAAGATGAGGTTTCTTGGAGCTCCATCATCAATGCATATGCGCAGAGAGGTGGACCAAATTCTTATGTTTTTGTTATGGATTTGTTCAAGCAAATGCGGGTTGAGAATTATATTCCGAGTTCCCATTCTTTTGCTGGGGTTTTCAGGACGGTGTCAAATTTAGACGGTGGTTGGGTCGGGAAACAGGTTCATTCATTGGCTATAAAGACGGATCATTGTGAAGATGTGGTAGTTGGAAGCTCTATTCTAAACATGTATTGTAGGTCAGGTCTCATTTCCGATGCACGTCGCATGTTTGATAGAATGCCGGAGAGAAATTCAGTGTCGTGGGCTACTATGCTTTCTGGGTATGCATCGTGTGGTATGGCTGAAGAAACTGTGGGACTATTTAAGTTGATTGTGGGGAGTGATGAGGAAAAGGCTTACCAATTTTTCTTGACTAGTGTGCTAAGCGCCTTTGCTAGGCCAGAGTTGCTGGATGCTGGAAGAGGAATTCATTGCTTTGCTGTTAAATCTGGGGTAGTATTGATCCCAGAAGTCAGAAATGCCCTTCTTACTATGTATATGAAATGTGGGGGAATGGAAAATGCCCTTCAAGTGTTTTCGATGTCTACTGATAAGAATCCTATCATGTGGTCAGCGGTTGTCACCGGCCTCGCTCAGGTTGGGAACTCTAAGAGAGCTCTGGAGTTGTTTTCAAATATGCACTTTTCTGGGATCAGCCCTAGTGAATTTACATTTGTGGGAGTGATTAATGCTTGCAGTGATATTTGTGCTATTAGGGAAGGAAAACAGGTACATTCTTATGCCGTAAAAATGGGATTTGGAATGCAACTTTATATTATGTCTTCTCTGGTAGATATGTATGCAAAAAGTGGCTGTGTTGCTGATGCTAGGAAAGGTTTTGATTGTTTGCGTGAACCCGATGTCGTTTTGTGGACATCAATGATAGCAGGATATATACAAAACGGAGACAACGAAGAAGCTTTGAGTTTGTACGCTAGAATGGAGGAAGCGGGTATTTCACCAAATGACTTGACTCTAGCTAGTGTCTTAAAAGGTTGTTCAAGCCTAGCTGCTTTAGAGCAAGGAAAGCAAATTCATGCCCATGCTATTAAGTACGGGCTCACTAAAGAAGTTACAGTCGGGAGTTCTTTAACATCTATGTATGCAAAATGTGGATGCATCGACGAGGGTAGAATGGTCTTTCAGAGGATGACCACAAAGGATGTAGTTTCATGGAATGTTATGATATCTGGCCTTGCTCAAAATGGTTGCAGTGAAAAAGCTCTAGAGCTATTTGAGGAGATGAGATTGTTGGGTGTCAAGCCCGACAATGTCACTTTTGTAAATATACTCTCGGCATGTAGCCACATGGGATTAGTCGAAAAAGGGTGGGATTACTTCAGGATGATTTCTCGAGAATTTGGTTTAGAACCTGGATTAGAGCATTATGCATGCATGGTTGATGCTTATAGCCGAGCCGGTAGGCTGACTGAAGCTAAACAATTCATCGAATCGGCAACTATTGATCATGGAATGTGCCTTTGGAGAATCTTATTAGGTGCATGTCGAAATTATCACCATTACGAACTAGGGGCTTATGCAGGAGAGAAATTAATGGAGCTCAGGTCACAAGAATCATCGGCTTATGTCTTGTTGTCAAGAATTTACGTGGCACTAGGGAGACCAGATGATGCAGAAAGGATTATGAGACTGATGAGAGTTCGAAGGATAGGGAAGGAGCCGGGTTGTAGTTGGATTGAGCTGAAAAATCATGTTCATGTGTTTGTTGTCGGGGATCAGAAGCATCCCGAGGTAGGGAATGTACGGAGCTGGTTACGGATCTTAACTAGACAAATGATAGATGAAGGTTATAAACCTGCTTATGATTTGATTCTAACTACTTAA
- the LOC141617986 gene encoding uncharacterized protein LOC141617986, whose translation MCPHIFATINKIIFLKIYIIPLPSHHILTKDLERVMAYSFKIRYPCSCTKIPTKTSPALPIPYPTLQPKVCKTRILAVSSSSSSKPETQEISISSTTKEAQQLIKPSAYDVKFKTMGGCKLGISRYPDFEYNAEGGFGSGSGSVKDDTDGEMVWVSFDVGKLYIPSLTSGTTKFLGLPLPPFLRIDIVPEILEGSIYKDSGKVDLAFKAKFWFSIGTIYKAPPLLVTTNLTSEGSEGEIRKGRGKRMDKNGECQLVGVARVDPINDILMDTFLSLPTECLALLNATLSLE comes from the exons ATGTGTCCACACATTTTTGCCACTATAAACAAAATTATTTTTCTGAAAATATATATTATTCCTTTACCTTCTCATCACATTCTAACTAAGGACCTTGAAAGAGTAATGGCATACTCCTTCAAAATAAGATACCCATGTTCATGTACCAAAATTCCTACTAAAACCTCACCCGCTTTACCAATCCCATATCCAACATTACAACCGAAAGTATGTAAAACCCGTATATTAGCcgtatcatcatcatcttcatcaaagCCGGAAACCCAAGAAATCtccatttcttcaaccaccaaaGAAGCTCAACAGTTAATTAAACCAAGTGCTTATGATGTCAAGTTTAAGACCATGGGAGGTTGCAAGCTCGGTATTTCGAGATATCCTGACTTTGAGTACAATGCCGAGGGCGGGTTTGGGAGTGGAAGTGGGTCTGTCAAGGATGACACAGATGGTGAAATGGTTTGGGTTAGTTTTGATGTGGGTAAGCTTTATATACCTTCATTAACTAGTGGAACAACCAAGTTTTTGGGGTTACCGTTGCCGCCTTTTTTGAGGATTGATATTGTGCCAGAAATCTTGGAGGGGAGTATCTATAAGGACTCTGGCAAG GTCGATCTTGCATTTAAGGCGAAATTCTGGTTTTCGATTGGGACAATCTATAAAGCTCCGCCATTGTTAGTGACAACGAATTTGACATCGGAAGGATCAGAAGGAGAAATCAGAAAAGGGAGAGGAAAGAGGATGGACAAGAATGGCGAGTGCCAGTTAGTCGGAGTGGCGAGGGTGGATCCGATTAATGATATCTTAATGGACACTTTCCTTAGCCTTCCTACTGAATGTCTTGCTCTGTTGAATGCTACTCTCTCTTTAGAATAG
- the LOC141617983 gene encoding ABC transporter B family member 28 isoform X1, producing the protein MASLTLTLTHSLSSTSSPFTSISRHSCYSRPIPLSSPNLRRNLAIRTTARPILVPRTSASAYVSGPASDYAASDPEPDPKLEEFQSESGEEENAISWGLMCSLLLEHKWRIGLCVGALFGGTICTLSMPLFSGKFFEVLTGTRPEPLWKLMSKIAVLYALEPVFTLIFVINMSKIWEKVMSVLRAQIFKRMLIQKMDFFDRYKVGELTGLLTSDLGSVQGIVSDNVSRDRGFRAVSEVVGTVCILFVLSPQLAPVLGLLMLAVSVSVAVYKRSTMPIFKAHGLAQSSMSDSVSETVSAIRTVRSFGGEKRQLSAFASQILSYQGSGIKLGTYKSINESLTRVAVYVSLLTLYCLGGSKVKAGELAVGTVVSFIGYTFTLTFAVQGLVYTIGDLRGAFAAIERINSILSGSEIDEALAYGLRKQIRPKDAEDEKFKLFTVNGFDEHHRFNNLHYMSNLGSSSDVSSLAWSGDICIEDVHFCYPLRPDVEVLKGLNLTLNSGTITALVGSSGAGKSTIVQLLARFYEPTTGRITVAGEDVRTFDKTEWAQAVSIVNQDPVLFSVSVAENIAYGLPDSNVSKDDIVKAAKAANAHDFIISLPQGYDTLVGERGGLLSGGQRQRVAIARALLKNAPVLILDEATSALDTVSERLVQDALNHLMNGRTTLVIAHRLSTVQNAHQIALCSDGRITELGTHSELLSQDGQYASLVGTQRLAFE; encoded by the exons ATGGCGTCTCTAACTCTAACCCTCACACACTCTCTTTCCTCCACGTCATCACCATTCACCTCCATTTCCCGCCATTCATGTTACTCCCGCCCAATTCCTCTCTCCTCTCCAAACCTCCGCCGTAACCTCGCCATCCGAACCACCGCGCGCCCGATTCTCGTTCCAAGAACGTCGGCTTCCGCTTACGTGTCGGGTCCGGCATCTGATTACGCGGCATCCGACCCTGAACCGGACCCGAAGCTCGAGGAGTTTCAAAGCGAGAGCGGTGAGGAGGAAAATGCGATAAGTTGGGGGTTAATGTGTAGTTTGTTGCTTGAGCATAAATGGAGGATTGGTTTATGTGTTGGAGCTCTTTTTGGTGGTACTATTTGTACTCTTAGTATGCCTCTCTTTTCAG GTAAATTTTTTGAGGTACTTACAGGAACAAGACCTGAGCCTTTGTGGAAATTAATGAGCAAAATTGCAGTTTTGTATGCATTAGAGCCAGTTTTTACTCTGATTTTTGTCATAAACATGAGTAAAATATGGGAGAAGGTTATGTCTGTTTTAAGAGCTCAGATATTCAAGAGGATGCTCATTCAAAAG ATGGACTTTTTTGACAGATACAAG GTTGGTGAGCTGACTGGATTATTGACCTCTGATTTGGGTTCTGTTCAAGGCATTGTCAGTGACAATGTATCAAGGGACAGGGGATTCAGAGCAGTCTCAGAG GTTGTTGGTACTGTATGCATCCTGTTTGTTCTTTCACCGCAACTGGCACCAGTTCTGGGTTTACTGATGCTTGCTGTCTCTGTCTCAGTCG CCGTATACAAGCGATCTACAATGCCAATCTTTAAAGCTCATGGGTTGGCACAGTCGTCAATGTCCGACAGCGTATCTGAAACAGTATCTGCAATCCGCACG GTGAGATCCTTCGGCGGTGAAAAGCGTCAATTGTCAGCTTTCGCCAGCCAG ATTCTTTCATATCAAGGTAGTGGCATTAAGCTGGGAACATACAAATCGATCAACGAATCATTGACACGTGTTGCTGTTTATGTGTCGTTATTGACATTGTATTGCCTTGGAGGGAGCAAAGTTAAAGCG GGTGAACTCGCTGTTGGAACCGTGGTTTCTTTTATAGGATACACCTTTACCCTCACTTTTGCT GTTCAAGGCTTGGTATATACAATTGGAGATCTTCGTGGTGCTTTTGCTGCTATTGAGAGGATAAATTCTATACTATCTGGTTCAGAAATCGATGAAGCTCTTGCCTATGGTTTACGAAAACAGATTCGACCAAAGGACGCGGAAGATGAAAAATTTAAATTATTTACTGTCAATGGATTTGACGAGCACCATCGATTTAATAACCTGCATTACATGTCAAACTTGGGGTCATCAAGTGACGTGTCGAGCCTAGCTTGGTCTGGTGACATTTGCATTGAAG ATGTGCACTTTTGTTATCCTTTGAGGCCAGATGTCGAAGTCCTTAAAGGTCTTAACCTTACATTAAACAGTGGAACTATAACTGCACTTGTGGGCTCAAGTGGTGCAGGAAAAAGTACTATTGTCCAGTTGTTGGCACGATTTTACGAG CCAACTACTGGTCGTATAACTGTTGCTGGAGAAGATGTTAGGACATTTGATAAAACTGAATGGGCACAAGCTGTCTCCATAGTGAATCAG GATCCAGTGCTCTTTTCAGTGTCTGTTGCAGAAAACATTGCATATGGTCTCCCTGACAGTAATGTATCCAAGGATGACATAGTGAAAGCAGCAAAAGCTGCAAATGCGCATGACTTCATCATCTCACTGCCACAG GGCTATGACACACTAGTAGGTGAGCGTGGAGGTCTACTTAGCGGGGGACAAAGGCAG AGAGTTGCTATTGCCAGGGCACTTCTGAAGAATGCGCCGGTTTTGATTCTTGATGAG GCAACAAGTGCCTTAGACACTGTTAGTGAGCGTCTGGTACAGGATGCTTTAAACCATCTCATGAATGGAAGAACGACATTGGTAATAGCTCATCGGTTAAGCACCGTACAAAATGCCCATCAAATCGCACTTTGTTCCGATGGCAGGATTACAGAACTTGGGACGCACTCTGAATTGCTGTCCCAAGATGGCCAATATGCTTCATTGGTTGGAACCCAGAGGCTTGCTTTTGAGTGA
- the LOC141617983 gene encoding ABC transporter B family member 28 isoform X2 produces the protein MSKIAVLYALEPVFTLIFVINMSKIWEKVMSVLRAQIFKRMLIQKMDFFDRYKVGELTGLLTSDLGSVQGIVSDNVSRDRGFRAVSEVVGTVCILFVLSPQLAPVLGLLMLAVSVSVAVYKRSTMPIFKAHGLAQSSMSDSVSETVSAIRTVRSFGGEKRQLSAFASQILSYQGSGIKLGTYKSINESLTRVAVYVSLLTLYCLGGSKVKAGELAVGTVVSFIGYTFTLTFAVQGLVYTIGDLRGAFAAIERINSILSGSEIDEALAYGLRKQIRPKDAEDEKFKLFTVNGFDEHHRFNNLHYMSNLGSSSDVSSLAWSGDICIEDVHFCYPLRPDVEVLKGLNLTLNSGTITALVGSSGAGKSTIVQLLARFYEPTTGRITVAGEDVRTFDKTEWAQAVSIVNQDPVLFSVSVAENIAYGLPDSNVSKDDIVKAAKAANAHDFIISLPQGYDTLVGERGGLLSGGQRQRVAIARALLKNAPVLILDEATSALDTVSERLVQDALNHLMNGRTTLVIAHRLSTVQNAHQIALCSDGRITELGTHSELLSQDGQYASLVGTQRLAFE, from the exons ATGAGCAAAATTGCAGTTTTGTATGCATTAGAGCCAGTTTTTACTCTGATTTTTGTCATAAACATGAGTAAAATATGGGAGAAGGTTATGTCTGTTTTAAGAGCTCAGATATTCAAGAGGATGCTCATTCAAAAG ATGGACTTTTTTGACAGATACAAG GTTGGTGAGCTGACTGGATTATTGACCTCTGATTTGGGTTCTGTTCAAGGCATTGTCAGTGACAATGTATCAAGGGACAGGGGATTCAGAGCAGTCTCAGAG GTTGTTGGTACTGTATGCATCCTGTTTGTTCTTTCACCGCAACTGGCACCAGTTCTGGGTTTACTGATGCTTGCTGTCTCTGTCTCAGTCG CCGTATACAAGCGATCTACAATGCCAATCTTTAAAGCTCATGGGTTGGCACAGTCGTCAATGTCCGACAGCGTATCTGAAACAGTATCTGCAATCCGCACG GTGAGATCCTTCGGCGGTGAAAAGCGTCAATTGTCAGCTTTCGCCAGCCAG ATTCTTTCATATCAAGGTAGTGGCATTAAGCTGGGAACATACAAATCGATCAACGAATCATTGACACGTGTTGCTGTTTATGTGTCGTTATTGACATTGTATTGCCTTGGAGGGAGCAAAGTTAAAGCG GGTGAACTCGCTGTTGGAACCGTGGTTTCTTTTATAGGATACACCTTTACCCTCACTTTTGCT GTTCAAGGCTTGGTATATACAATTGGAGATCTTCGTGGTGCTTTTGCTGCTATTGAGAGGATAAATTCTATACTATCTGGTTCAGAAATCGATGAAGCTCTTGCCTATGGTTTACGAAAACAGATTCGACCAAAGGACGCGGAAGATGAAAAATTTAAATTATTTACTGTCAATGGATTTGACGAGCACCATCGATTTAATAACCTGCATTACATGTCAAACTTGGGGTCATCAAGTGACGTGTCGAGCCTAGCTTGGTCTGGTGACATTTGCATTGAAG ATGTGCACTTTTGTTATCCTTTGAGGCCAGATGTCGAAGTCCTTAAAGGTCTTAACCTTACATTAAACAGTGGAACTATAACTGCACTTGTGGGCTCAAGTGGTGCAGGAAAAAGTACTATTGTCCAGTTGTTGGCACGATTTTACGAG CCAACTACTGGTCGTATAACTGTTGCTGGAGAAGATGTTAGGACATTTGATAAAACTGAATGGGCACAAGCTGTCTCCATAGTGAATCAG GATCCAGTGCTCTTTTCAGTGTCTGTTGCAGAAAACATTGCATATGGTCTCCCTGACAGTAATGTATCCAAGGATGACATAGTGAAAGCAGCAAAAGCTGCAAATGCGCATGACTTCATCATCTCACTGCCACAG GGCTATGACACACTAGTAGGTGAGCGTGGAGGTCTACTTAGCGGGGGACAAAGGCAG AGAGTTGCTATTGCCAGGGCACTTCTGAAGAATGCGCCGGTTTTGATTCTTGATGAG GCAACAAGTGCCTTAGACACTGTTAGTGAGCGTCTGGTACAGGATGCTTTAAACCATCTCATGAATGGAAGAACGACATTGGTAATAGCTCATCGGTTAAGCACCGTACAAAATGCCCATCAAATCGCACTTTGTTCCGATGGCAGGATTACAGAACTTGGGACGCACTCTGAATTGCTGTCCCAAGATGGCCAATATGCTTCATTGGTTGGAACCCAGAGGCTTGCTTTTGAGTGA
- the LOC141617987 gene encoding uncharacterized protein LOC141617987 → MGFYHWLLLISFPFFVIIVDALQASEGDADPIYRDCVEHCELTGCVGTQCFQHCQFTADGNISDGRWYLQEPLYLKWKQWDCRSDCRYYCMHSREEERRTFGEKPIKYHGRWPYHRVYGIQEPVSVALSALNLAIQFHGWISFFILVYYKLPMMHNGQTYYEYTGLWHVYGVLAMNCWFWTAVFHSRDLDLTEKLGYSSTVALLGFGLILAIFRVFSLKDEAARVMASAPVLAFVTTHILYLNCYYLDYGLNMKVCSTIVVAQLLLWAIWAKTTQHPSRWKLRVVVFGGALSMLLWIYDFPPYWGFVDAHAVWHATSIPLSYLWWSFIKDDAEYVTLTHMKKAT, encoded by the exons atgggTTTTTATCATTGGCTGTTGTTAATTTCGTTTCCTTTTTTCGTCATTATTGTTGATGCTCTTCAAGCTAGTGAAGGTGATGCTGATCCAATCTACAG GGATTGTGTGGAACATTGCGAACTGACTGGCTGTGTTGGAACCCAATGCTTCCAGCATTGCCAATTCACCGCTGATGGCAACATCTCTGATGGCCGTTGGTACCTCCAAGAACCACTTTACTTAAAATGGAAACAGTGGGATTGCCGCAGTGATTGTCGATATTATTGTATGCACTCAAGAGAGGAGGAAAGGAGAACATTTGGGGAGAAGCCTATCAAATATCATGGGAGATGGCCATATCACCGTGTTTATGGGATTCAG GAACCTGTTTCTGTTGCTCTCTCTGCGCTTAATCTTGCTATACAATTCCATGGTTGGATATCTTTCTTCATTCTTGTTTATTACAAGTTGCCAATGATGCATAATGGGCAGACATACTATGAGTATACTGGCTTGTGGCACGTATATGGAGTCTTAGCTATGAACTGCTGGTTTTGGACAGCAGTGTTTCATAGTCG AGATCTGGACCTGACAGAGAAGCTAGGTTACTCATCTACTGTGGCATTACTTGGCTTTGGTCTTATTTTGGCCATATTTCGAGTCTTCAGCCTAAAGGATGAAGCTGCCAGGGTTATGGCTAGCGCCCCTGTGCTTGCGTTTGTGACAACGCACATCTTGTACCTAAATTGCTACTATCTTGACTATG GGTTGAACATGAAAGTTTGCTCAACCATTGTTGTGGCCCAACTTCTGCTGTGGGCTATATGGGCGAAAACAACCCAACATCCATCACGTTGGAAACTACGGGTAGTGGTATTCGGAGGAGCTCTTTCAATGCTACTATGGATTTACGACTTTCCACCGTACTGGGGATTCGTGGACGCCCATGCTGTTTGGCATGCGACCAGCATCCCTCTTTCTTACCTTTGGTGGAGCTTCATCAAAGACGATGCAGAGTACGTGACATTGACGCACATGAAGAAAGCCACGTAA